A window of the Gossypium hirsutum isolate 1008001.06 chromosome A03, Gossypium_hirsutum_v2.1, whole genome shotgun sequence genome harbors these coding sequences:
- the LOC107886954 gene encoding LOB domain-containing protein 38 isoform X1 — MSCNGCRILRKGCSENCMLRQSLQCIENPQAQAHATVFVAKFFGRAGLMSFLSSVASPQRPALFQSLLFEAVGRAINPVSGAVGLLWTGNWNVCQSAVQTVLQGGTLQPLPEFSGGVSGSDFEDVGETVGVGGGGGGGGPCIQSGGFVDVVKCKASDLNLCLTIGDDDRAVKRRRESTSSEESETTTLGSRFSGDGNSSNVSGGADGERKLLRLFI, encoded by the exons ATGAGCTGCAATGGCTGTAGAATTCTTCGAAAAGGTTGCAGTGAAAATTGTATGCTTAGACAAAGCTTACAATGTATAGAGAACCCACAAGCTCAAGCACATGCCACCGTTTTTGTTGCTAAGTTCTTTGGCCGTGCCGGACTTATGTCATTTCTCTCCTCCGTCGCTAGTCCTCAAAGACCTG cTTTATTTCAGTCGCTTTTGTTTGAAGCAGTGGGACGGGCAATTAATCCGGTGAGTGGAGCCGTGGGGTTGTTATGGACAGGGAACTGGAACGTCTGTCAGTCGGCCGTACAAACGGTGCTCCAAGGCGGCACGTTGCAACCGTTGCCTGAATTTAGTGGTGGGGTTTCAGGATCGGATTTTGAGGATGTTGGAGAAACGGTCGGTGTTGGCGGCGGCGGCGGTGGTGGGGGACCGTGTATCCAGTCGGGAGGTTTCGTTGACGTTGTTAAATGTAAAGCATCTGATCTCAATCTCTGCTTGACGATCGGCGACGATGATAGAGCGGTTAAAAGGAGAAGGGAATCTACATCGTCGGAAGAGTCCGAAACGACGACGTTGGGAAGCCGGTTTTCTGGAGATGGTAATAGTTCAAATGTCAGCGGCGGCGCCGACGGTGAAAGAAAGCTTTTAAGACTGttcatttga
- the LOC107886954 gene encoding LOB domain-containing protein 38 isoform X2, whose amino-acid sequence MSCNGCRILRKGCSENCMLRQSLQCIENPQAQAHATVFVAKFFGRAGLMSFLSSVASPQRPVGRAINPVSGAVGLLWTGNWNVCQSAVQTVLQGGTLQPLPEFSGGVSGSDFEDVGETVGVGGGGGGGGPCIQSGGFVDVVKCKASDLNLCLTIGDDDRAVKRRRESTSSEESETTTLGSRFSGDGNSSNVSGGADGERKLLRLFI is encoded by the exons ATGAGCTGCAATGGCTGTAGAATTCTTCGAAAAGGTTGCAGTGAAAATTGTATGCTTAGACAAAGCTTACAATGTATAGAGAACCCACAAGCTCAAGCACATGCCACCGTTTTTGTTGCTAAGTTCTTTGGCCGTGCCGGACTTATGTCATTTCTCTCCTCCGTCGCTAGTCCTCAAAGACCTG TGGGACGGGCAATTAATCCGGTGAGTGGAGCCGTGGGGTTGTTATGGACAGGGAACTGGAACGTCTGTCAGTCGGCCGTACAAACGGTGCTCCAAGGCGGCACGTTGCAACCGTTGCCTGAATTTAGTGGTGGGGTTTCAGGATCGGATTTTGAGGATGTTGGAGAAACGGTCGGTGTTGGCGGCGGCGGCGGTGGTGGGGGACCGTGTATCCAGTCGGGAGGTTTCGTTGACGTTGTTAAATGTAAAGCATCTGATCTCAATCTCTGCTTGACGATCGGCGACGATGATAGAGCGGTTAAAAGGAGAAGGGAATCTACATCGTCGGAAGAGTCCGAAACGACGACGTTGGGAAGCCGGTTTTCTGGAGATGGTAATAGTTCAAATGTCAGCGGCGGCGCCGACGGTGAAAGAAAGCTTTTAAGACTGttcatttga